One genomic window of Quercus lobata isolate SW786 chromosome 9, ValleyOak3.0 Primary Assembly, whole genome shotgun sequence includes the following:
- the LOC115959204 gene encoding cytochrome P450 89A2-like → MEVWFIIVISLCISALLKSLLFNKVSENHSKLPPGPLHIPILSNFLWLRKPFIESELTFRKLHAKYGPIITIYIGFNPAIFVANRSLAHKALIQNSAVFADRPAPPPTDVIVSSNKHNINTASYGPTWRLFRRNLTSEILHPSRMKSYSHARKWVLDILLNRLRSNTESVVKDHFQYSMFCLLVLMCFGDKLGETQIRKIEEVERRLLLSADRFAILNFFPRIGRILFRKRWEELFQLRRNQDDVLIPLIKARRKVKQERQSKMKEDKENDDEFVVSYVDTLLDLELPEEKRKLEDKEMVNLCSEFLDAGTDTTSTALEWIMANMVKYPQIQERLLVEIKGVVGDGEKDVKEEDLNKIPYLKAVVLEGLRRHPPGHFVLPHAVTEDVVLDGYLIPKNATLNFMVAEMGWDSRVWEDPMEFKPERFLSGDDGGGEAFDITASREIKMMPFGAGRRICPASGLAILHLEYFVANLVSNFEWKAVDGDEVDLSEKHEFTMVMKNPLKADLSPRF, encoded by the coding sequence ATGGAAGTCTGGTTCATCATCGTCATCTCTCTCTGTATCTCAGCCCTCCTCAAATCCCTCCTTTTCAACAAAGTCTCTGAAAATCACAGTAAGCTACCTCCAGGACCCTTACACATCCCAATACTCAGCAACTTCCTATGGCTCCGCAAACCCTTCATCGAATCGGAACTCACCTTCCGCAAACTCCATGCCAAGTACGGACCCATCATCACCATTTACATAGGCTTCAACCCAGCTATCTTCGTTGCCAACCGCTCTCTCGCTCACAAAGCTCTTATTCAAAACAGTGCAGTTTTCGCTGATCGCCCAGCTCCTCCACCTACAGACGTGATCGTATCTAGTAACAAACACAACATCAACACTGCTTCTTATGGTCCCACATGGCGACTCTTTCGTCGCAATCTAACTTCAGAGATTCTCCACCCTTCGCGCATGAAATCTTACTCTCACGCGCGCAAGTGGGTCTTGGATATTCTCCTCAATCGCCTTCGTTCCAACACTGAATCCGTCGTTAAAGACCATTTCCAATACTCcatgttttgtttgttggttCTTATGTGTTTTGGAGACAAACTCGGTGAAACCCAGATTAGAAAAATCGAAGAGGTTGAACGTCGCTTGCTTTTGAGCGCTGATCGGTTTGCTATACTCAATTTTTTCCCCAGAATTGGAAGGATTTTATTTCGTAAGCGTTGGGAAGAGTTGTTTCAACTTCGGAGAAACCAAGATGATGTGTTAATTCCTTTGATTAAAGCAAGGAGGAAAGTGAAGCAAGAAAGACAGAGTAAAAtgaaagaagacaaagaaaatgACGATGAGTTTGTTGTGTCGTATGTGGACACGTTGTTGGATTTGGAGTTGCCAGAGGAAAAGAGGAAGCTTGAAGATAAGGAAATGGTTAATTTGTGTTCAGAGTTTCTAGACGCGGGTACGGATACTACGTCCACAGCATTGGAGTGGATTATGGCGAATATGGTGAAATACCCACAAATCCAAGAGAGGCTTTTAGTGGAGATTAAAGGGGTTGTTGGTGATGGAGAAAAGGATGTGAAAGAAGAGGATTTGAATAAGATTCCTTATTTGAAAGCAGTGGTTTTGGAGGGTTTAAGGAGACACCCACCTGGGCATTTTGTGTTGCCACATGCAGTGACTGAGGATGTGGTTTTGGATGGGTATTTGATACCAAAGAATGCTACTTTGAATTTCATGGTGGCAGAAATGGGGTGGGACTCGAGGGTTTGGGAAGATCCTATGGAGTTTAAGCCTGAGAGATTCTTGAGTGGTGATGATGGTGGAGGAGAAGCGTTTGATATAACTGCAAGCAGAGAGATTAAGATGATGCCATTTGGTGCGGGGAGGAGGATCTGTCCTGCTTCTGGTTTGGCAATACTTCATTTGGAGTATTTTGTGGCCAATTTGGTTTCGAATTTTGAGTGGAAAGCTGTTGATGGTGATGAGGTTGATCTGTCAGAGAAGCATGAGTTCACCATGGTGATGAAGAATCCTCTCAAGGCCGACTTATCTCCAAGGTTTTga